One genomic window of Medicago truncatula cultivar Jemalong A17 chromosome 1, MtrunA17r5.0-ANR, whole genome shotgun sequence includes the following:
- the LOC25484804 gene encoding RNA demethylase ALKBH10B, whose translation MAAGPTTTTTTDRPTVVGPTTTPLQPPPPMLVSDSYAKDAILAWFHGEFAAANAIIDALCSHLSHLSSAADYSNVFAAIHRRRLHWIQILQMQKYHSIADVALQLKTVADKKNTVEEVIQNDIVVMEEEEQKTEEKVIDGGGDEHEEYDSPESEITDSGSQENQANSMNINICSNHEECEGRATQFKLTKGFTAKESVKGHMVNVVKGLKLYEDVFTDSELCKLSDFVDEIHTAGQNGELSGETFILFNKQMKGNKRELIQLGVPIFGQIKEDTKSNIEPIPALLQRVIDHFIQWHLLPEYKRPNGCIINFFEEGEFSQPFLKPPHLDQPVTTLLLSESTMAFGRILMSENDGNYKGPLMLSLKKGSLLVMRGNSADMARHVMCPSPNRRVSITFFRVRPDSNQCQSPTPTMTSAMTMWQPAIANPYALPNGALSCGYDGMDMMMPKWGMLPGPMMMLTPMRPMAVNPRKLAGGGTGVFLPWNVPSRKPTKHLPPRAQKGRLLALPSPVEPHIGESTSEPSICVEG comes from the exons ATGGCGGCTGGTccaacaacaaccaccaccaccgATCGACCTACCGTTGTAGGTCCCACAACCACTCCTCttcaaccaccaccaccaatgCTCGTCTCTGACTCCTACGCCAAAGACGCTATCCTCGCTTGGTTTCACGGCGAGTTCGCCGCTGCCAACGCAATCATCGACGCTCTCTGTTCTCATCTCTCTCACCTCTCCTCCGCCGCTGATTACAGCAATGTTTTCGCCGCTATCCATCGTCGGAGACTCCATTGGATCCAAATCCTTCAGATGCAGAAGTATCACTCCATTGCTGATGTCGCTCTTCAGCTTAAAACAGTAGCTGACAAAAAAAATACCGTTGAGGAGGTTATTCAAAACGACATCGTTGTGATGGAAGAGGAGGAACAGAAAACAGAGGAGAAAGTGATCGACGGTGGTGGTGATGAACACGAGGAGTATGATTCCCCTGAGAGTGAGATTACTGATTCag GATCACAAGAAAATCAAGCTAATTCGATGAACATTAATATATGTTCCAATCATGAAGAGTGTGAAGGACGTGCTACACAGTTTAAGTTGACAAAAGGTTTTACAGCAAAAGAGTCAGTGAAGGGGCATATG GTGAATGTTGTGAAAGGATTGAAGTTATATGAAGACGTTTTCACTGATTCAGAATTGTGCAAGCTGTCAGATTTTGTGGATGAGATCCATACTGCTGGTCAGAATGGGGAACTGTCTG GTGAAACTTTTATATTATTCAACAAACAGATGAAAGGTAACAAGAGAGAGCTCATTCAGCTTGGTGTTCCAATATTTGGACAGATAAAGGAGGACACAAAAA GTAATATAGAGCCAATTCCGGCACTTCTGCAGCGTGTTATTGATCACTTTATTCAATGGCATTTACTTCCGGAGTACAAAAGACCAAATGGTTGTATCATCAACTTTTTTGAAGAG ggGGAGTTTTCTCAGCCATTCCTGAAACCACCGCATCTGGATCAACCTGTGACCACTCTTCTTCTATCTGAATCAACCATGGCATTTGGGCGTATTCTTATGAGTGAAAACGATGGGAACTACAAGGGACCACTTATGCTGTCATTGAAGAAGGG GTCTCTTCTGGTGATGAGAGGAAACAGTGCTGACATGGCAAGGCATGTCATGTGTCCATCTCCTAACAGAAGGGTAAGCATCACCTTCTTCAGAGTGAGGCCAGACTCCAATCAATGTCAATCACCAACTCCTACCATGACAAGCGCAATGACTATGTGGCAACCTGCCATCGCTAACCCGTATGCTTTGCCAAATGGAGCTTTAAGCTGTGGCTATGATGGTATGGACATGATGATGCCCAAATGGGGAATGCTTCCCGGCCCGATGATGATGCTGACACCTATGCGTCCTATGGCAGTGAATCCCCGCAAACTGGCTGGGGGTGGTACTGGAGTCTTCTTGCCCTGGAATGTTCCTTCCAGAAAACCCACAAAGCATCTTCCACCACGTGCGCAAAAAGGAAGGCTTCTAGCATTGCCTTCTCCTGTTGAGCCACACATTGGAGAGTCCACTTCTGAACCTAGCATTTGTGTTGAAGGATGA